The genome window AGCACTTGCCCCATCGCGCGCAGGGCCGGGAGCGACCCCGGGACGATGGCGGCCAAGCCAAACGCTTTGTGCGTCCCGACGACGTATTCGACCGGACTCTTTACCAACGCGCGGTACGCGCGTTCGGAGTAGAACACGTTGCTTTGCAGCAACGTCGACATCACCGGCGCCAACGTATAATCGTGGCGATGAATCAGCGCGGCCACCTGCTCGATGAGTTCGGGTTCGGGATTGCCGTAAACGAACGCGCTTAAGAGCTTCTCCGCCCAGAACTTCGGGCAAGCGGCCTGCTGGTAGATGATATTCACGATGTCGGTGCCGTCAAAATTGCCGCTGCGGCCTAGAAACGTCTTCACGCCGTCGTCGTGGATCCGCCGATTATCGAAAAACGTTCCGGCTTTGCGATTCAGGCTCCAGCCGGTGAAGGCGCGCGCCGATTGGCGGACGTCTTCTTCCGTATAATTCCCGTGCCCGAGCGTGAAGAGTTCCATCAACTCTCGGGCGTAATTTTCGTTCGGATGGGCTTTATTGTTCAGCGCATTGTCGAGGTAGAGTAACATCGCCGGATCCTTGCTCACCGCAAGGGTCAGATCGCGCAAATTTCCAAGCGCGTTCGAACGATAGAGCTGGTTCTGTTGCCACACGTACGTCGGCCACACGCCTTTTTGAATGGCGGCGGTCGTGAAATGGCCGTGCAGAAAGAACGTCATCTTCTCTTGCAGCGGTGCCGGAGTGGCGAGCATCCGGCCGAGCCACCAGTTTTGGAGCGAGAGAATCGAGCGCACCATCTCGCGACGGATGCTCTGGCGAGCTTGACGCTTGGCCGTGCTATCGGCTCCGCGTAACTCGCCGCGCAGCGCAAAAATCGCCGCGCGCGGGTCGTACACGTCCGGCGGCGACGGAAGCCGGCTCGTATCCGCGAAGTGCGTTAGCGTTTCTGCCGCAAAGCTGGGCGACATCGCTGCGTACCGCGCGATCTCTTGCGAAGTGCCGCCGAAACCGGCGCGGCGCAGCAAGTGCGCCGCCGAGCGCCGATCGAGCGCACCTCGATAGGGCGCGAGCGCGTTCGATACCTCGATATGCCCGGCCGGGCGGACCTGTGCGGTTGCGATCGTAGCCATAGTGCTAGAGTAACGGAAGCTCGCGGCGTTGTATCGCCCTCGCGAGCAGGTCTAACGCGCGCTTAAGCTGGGGTTCATCGTTTCCTTAGGGAGAGGCCCGGCGGGCAGGCCGCCGAAATGCGCGGCCGATGGCCCTGATAGAATCGCGCCTCGACCGGCGCTCCGAATCCTTCGCGAAGAATGCCTCGCGCATCGAGGGTTTGGTGGACGACCTCCGCGAGCAACTGCTCGCCGTCCGCTCCGGCGGCGGCCCCGAAGCGGTCGCCAAACATCGTAAACGCGGCAAACTCCCGGCGCGCGAGCGCATCGATCGGCTGATCGACCCCGGTTCCGCATTCTTGGAGCTCTCCGCGCTGGCGGCGAACGGTATGTACGGAGGCGATTCGCCGGCCGCGGGCGTCATCACCGGTATCGGCGTGGTGGAAGGGCAACACTGCGTCATCGTCGCCAACGATGCCACCGTCAAAGGCGGCACATACTACCCGATGACGGTAAAGAAGCATCTGCGCGCGCAAGAAATTGCCGAGCAAAACCATCTTCCGTGCATCTATTTGGTGGATTCCGGCGGCGCGTTTCTCCCGCTGCAGGCCGACGTGTTTCCCGATCGCGACCATTTCGGGCGGATTTTTTACAACCAGGCGCGCATGTCGGGCAAGCGCATTCCGCAGATCGC of Candidatus Dormiibacterota bacterium contains these proteins:
- a CDS encoding DUF1800 domain-containing protein encodes the protein MATIATAQVRPAGHIEVSNALAPYRGALDRRSAAHLLRRAGFGGTSQEIARYAAMSPSFAAETLTHFADTSRLPSPPDVYDPRAAIFALRGELRGADSTAKRQARQSIRREMVRSILSLQNWWLGRMLATPAPLQEKMTFFLHGHFTTAAIQKGVWPTYVWQQNQLYRSNALGNLRDLTLAVSKDPAMLLYLDNALNNKAHPNENYARELMELFTLGHGNYTEEDVRQSARAFTGWSLNRKAGTFFDNRRIHDDGVKTFLGRSGNFDGTDIVNIIYQQAACPKFWAEKLLSAFVYGNPEPELIEQVAALIHRHDYTLAPVMSTLLQSNVFYSERAYRALVKSPVEYVVGTHKAFGLAAIVPGSLPALRAMGQVL